The Bacteroidetes bacterium SB0662_bin_6 genomic sequence GCTGCGCATCGAGAAGGCCCAACACCTGGAGAAGGCCCAACAGGGGAGGTTGTTCTGAGCAAGCCTGAATTGACCGTTGATCTGCTCTGCCTAGAGGCCGGCGCCTTTGCCGAGGCGGAGTCAAAGCACCGAGAACCGTCGTTGTTCGGAGTAACGGACGGCAAGGCGGTAGGGACCTACCTGGAACAGAAGTTTCAGGAGGACCTCCACCACAGGTACGTCTACGAAGCGGGAAGTTCAGCGAAAGGAATCGACTTCCCGGAGCTCGGTGTGGACCTCAAGGTCACGAGTCACAAACGACCCCAATCATCCTGTCCCTACGAGTCTGCCCGCCAGAAGCTGTATGGCCTTGGCTACTCACTGCTCGTCTTCGTCTACGACAAGACGGACGATGACGAGACGCGCACCGCCCGGCTCAACATCCTTCACACGATTTACGTGGCGGCCGAGCGTACCGCGGACTACCAGACCACCACGGGCATCCGCCAAATCGTTGAGAACAGCGGAAACGTGGATGACCTCCTCGGCTTCTTCTCGGAGCGGATGCTTCCGGTGGAGGACATCGTGGCGACCCGTCTCGCCGAAGAAGTCCTCGCGAATCCCCCCGGCATAGGATACCTGACGATCTCGAACGCCCTGCAATGGAGGCTGCAGTACAGTCGCGCCATCACCGAAGCGGGCGCTGTCGATGGCATCGTTCGAGTGAGGTGACCCCTGGCTTCCAAGACCAGAATCCAGGCTGAGTTCGGTGACTTTCAGACGCCGCCGTCACTGGCAAACCGCGTGTGTGCCCTTCTGGCTGACCGTGGCTTTCGTCCGGCTAGCGTGCTTGAGCCCACATGCGGCACAGGGAGCTTTCTCGATGCTGCGATTCGAGCGTTCCCGTCGGCGCGACGGCTGGTCGGCCTAGACATCAATCCTCAGCACGTGGCCAGGGCCAGGAGTCTCCTCCTCGGGGCCCACCCGGGTGCGGATGCTCAGGTACGCCAGGCCGATTTTTTCCAGACAGACTGGGACGAAGTACTCAAGGGACTACCTAAGCCAATACTCGTGCTCGGGAATCCACCGTGGGTGACGAGCGCAGACCTCACGCGTCTCGGAAGCTCGAATCTTCCCAAGAAGATGAACTTCCAAGGTCACCGCGGACTCGACGCCCTTACTGGCAAGGGAAACTTCGACATTTCGGAGTGGATGCTCCTCCGCGCCTTGGAGTGGATCGAAGGACGGGAAGCGAGCCTCGCAATCCTGTGCAAGGTTGCGGTGGTTCGCCGGGTCCTACGCCATGTGTGGAGCCATGGATACCGGCTCCGGAATGCGGAGGTGCGTCGTATCGACGCCGACAAACACTTCGGAGCATCGGTCGACGCCTGCCTGTTCTCGGTTTCGGGTTCACTCCAGCGCGGAGAGGTGGAGTGTGCGGTCTACGATTCCCTTGAGGCTGCCGCTCCGTCGTCGCGATTCGGGTTCCGGGATGGAGAGCTCGTGGCGGATTTGGAGCTCTACGAAAGGTGGAAGCACCTAAGCGGGCTGCAGCGATACCGGTGGCGCTCAGGTGTGAAGCACGATTGCTCGAAGGTCATGGAACTGCGCCGATCCGGTCCGGATTCCTATCTGAATGGCTTCCAAGAGGAAGTGCAGCTTGAGCCTCGGTTCCTGTTCCCGATGCTGAAGAGTTCTGAGGTAGCTAACGGTGCCGTGGCGGAACCAACCCGGTGGATGCTGATAACTCAATCGGCGATCGGCGATGACACTAGCCTCATCGAATCGGAGGCTCCCCAGACCTGGAAGTATCTCTGCGCGCATGGAGACCGCCTCGACCGCCGCGGTAGCACGATCTATCAAAACCGAGCTCGCTTCTCGGTTTTCGGCGTCGGACCCTACACGTTTGCACCTTGGCGAGTGGCCATTTCCGGGTTCTACAAGAAGCTCGACTTCCGCACGGTCGGCTCCTTCGAGGGCAAGCCAATTGTCCTGGACGACACCTGCTACTTCCTGCCCTGCGGGTCGAGGGCCGAAGCGGATTGCGTACATGACTTGCTGCGTTCTGAACCTGCCCAGGAGTTGCTGGGCGCCTTCACGTTCTGGGACTCCAAGCGACCGATCACGGTGGGGCTACTCAGTCGCCTAGATTTGCTCGCGGTCGCTCGAGAGGTAGGTGCCGATGAGGGGGCGTTGGCCTCGTTGGGCGAACGCAGCCGCGCGCAGGACCAACTAGAGTTTCTGTAGTCGCTCGCATCGCCTCTTTCGCCGCCACCCTGAGCTTGGACGGGTCATGAGCTTCGAACTGGACATCCACGCCGTCGGCCAAGGTCAGTCGAGCGGCGACGCGATCACGCTCCGTTTCGGAGAGCTGGGTACGCCACACCAGAAGGTGGTGGTCGTAGATGGCGGCTATCAGGCGGACGGAGAAGCCTTGGTGGACTTCATCCCTCGCGTCTACGGCACTCGTACGATCGACCTAATGATAAGCACACATCCGCACAGCGACCACGTGGGCGGCCTTCGACCGCTACTCGAATCACTGGATGTGCGCGAACTATGGATGCACCGGCCCTGGACTCGATCCCACTCCATCCACACCTACATCACCGACGGGCGCGTCACCCATCGCAGCCTTACGGACCGATTGCAGCAATCGTTCAGGCAGGCGCATGAGCTCGAGCAGTTGGCTATAGAGAAGCGTGTCGTTGTACGAGAACCGTTCGCCGGAGTGATGTTGGGGAACGAGATTATTGTGGCCGGCCCGACCGAAGATTACTACGCGAGTTTGATGGCCTCGTTCGACGATGACCAACGTGCCGCCTCCCTCGGGGAGACACTCATGCGAGGCGTGAGGGCGGCCGTCCGACGGTTAGTGGAGTCCTGGGACGACGAAGCGTTGGTAGAACCGGACGAGGATGCCGTGTCTCCCGTGAATAACTCCTCGGCGATCCTGTATCTGAATCTCGAAGAGCTCATCTTGCTCACGGCCGACGCTGGAGTTCCGGCGCTTCGACGAGCCTTGGACGTCCTCACGCTTGCACAGCTATCAACCGATTTTCGGTGGTTTCAACTGCCGCATCATGGTAGCAAGCGTAACCTTGGGCCTAGCATTCTGAACCGTCTCCTTGGTCGCCCCTTCGGCGCAGAATCAAACAAGTGGGGTATCGTCTCCGCAGCTACGGACGGTCGTCCCAAACACCCGTCCCAGCGCGTGATCAACGCGGTGCGACGCCGCGGTGCGAAGGTGCAATCCACGTCTGGCCAGAACATTCTTCTCCAGAGCGATGACGCCCTGCCGAGACCCGGCTACCACCCCTTGGCTACGCTTGAGTTCGTGTCCGAGTACGAAGACTGATCGGTATGTTTTTGAGAAACTCAACCCCGAAAAATCGAGCATCTCAATGTCAACGACGAGCTTGAAAGACACCTATCGGCGGAATTTACAAGGCTTCGTGGCACTGAACGCTCTCATCTTCTTTGTGCTGTTCTCCGGTGAGGACATGATCACGGCGATACAGCTAGGGCAGTTCGAAGGGCTCATTAGCCTCAAAGCACTGCTTGGTTTGGTACTGCCGCTCGTCACGCTGGTTCTCGATGGGATCGTATCCGCTGATGCCAAAGCCATTCTCGTCTACTGGCGTCTCAGGGACCCGTTGCCGGGTAGCCAGGCGTTCACCAAGCATGGTCCAGCCGATCCACGGGTCGACATGGAGTCGCTCGAAAGAGTGTACGGTTCGTTCCCTGCGCCTGCGAACGAGCAAAACCAGTTATGGTACAGGATCTTCAAAGCGGTGGAAGATCAACCGTCAATATCCCAAGCGCATCGGACGTCATTGCTGACGCGGGATTTGGCGAATCTCAGCTTCGCCTTGGCCCCTCTGGGTGCTATTCTAGGCGCGGCGCTTCGGGTCGGGATGTTGCCGTGGGCCCTTCTGGTAGCGGTGTTAGCCGTGCAGTACTTGGTGCTCAGGAAAGTAGCCGTGAACAGTGGACGGCGCTTCGTCACCACGGTCCTTGCCGAAGCGGCTGCCTCCACCGACTAACTCAGAAGGTCATCGGTGATCGGCCCAACGTACCAAGCACGCTTGTCGTGGTCATAGAACGTCTCGGAGTTCACTCGGCGGGCGAAGTTCTCATGGGTCACGTAGAGCACCATGGGCGATGGCGAGACGTCCACCACCATGCAGTTCGCTTGGTTGTTGGTGATCTTGCTCAGCCCACGGTGGTTCCACGCACCGTACGCTAGGTGCTGGTGGGGTGCGTTTCCGAAGAACGTCAGCGTAGGTCTCAGGGTGTCCAGGAACTCGTAGGACCTTCCAGATTTGCGGCCGTGATGAGGAGCGATCAACAGGTCGATGTCTGTAACATCGTCCTCATGCCCCTCGAGGATATGGTCCCAAGACGCGTCGTGTGAGTCGCCACCGAAGACGATGCGGTTTCCACCCGTCCTGTACAGAAGAACATAGGAGGCCGCATGGTAGTCACCCGACGACTCGTTAGCTTCGTCAACGAGGGATTGCGTCGGGGCGAGGATGTGCAGGCCGTCACCTCCTCCGGTGCCCGCGTCTCCTTCGTTGTAGTACTTCCCTGTGGCGCCCGAGAGCAGGGTTAGACGCTTGGGACCACCCGTGGGACTCGTGTCTCGGAGGGTCTTGTAGAACGCCCAATCCTCTTCACGATACCGTGCGCTATCCCACGGGCTGGCCATCTCCTTGTTGTTGTCCGTATCCCAGAAATTGAGCGGTTCGAACTCTGCAAAGAACGCCTCGATCCCGTCCATGTGATCCATGTCCGGATGCGTCTGAATGTAGCGAAAGACAGAAGCAACGCCGTGATCCCCTAGGTACGCTATCGGGTTCACGGGGTATTTCTTTTGCTGGAAGTTGCCCGTGATCCCGAGTTCGGATTTTGCCGCGCGAGCCAAGGCAGCTTCCTCGGCAGGGTCGACAGGTTTCGCATTGCATACATCTATCACGGTCACGCGTGCAGAGTTGTGCTGAATGAACGAGCAGTCGCCCTCTCGTACGTTCAGGAAGTGAAGTGTGGCCAATCGACGCCTCCTTCGTGATGGTGGTCTACGCGAATTCGAAGGCTAACGAGAGGCGCGGCGGTGGCCCACGCTAATCTCGAAGAGTAGTTCGGGTACGAGTTCCGCCGACGCGCGCCGGAGGTCGGGTGGCCGGTAGTCCTGGGAGACGACCCAGCTCGACGCGTCGGAGCGCCAGCCCCGACTGCAAGGTCCGCAGCCCGATCTTCCACGCTTTGGATCCGCTCCGCGACCTGCGTAACCGCGACTTGTGCTGCCCGGGCTTTCGGCTGTTGTCCGTCGGTCATGCTTCTCTCCGTTGCTCTTCCTGAAGAAGGCGTGAGGCGGTAG encodes the following:
- a CDS encoding SAM-dependent DNA methyltransferase; the encoded protein is MTSADLTRLGSSNLPKKMNFQGHRGLDALTGKGNFDISEWMLLRALEWIEGREASLAILCKVAVVRRVLRHVWSHGYRLRNAEVRRIDADKHFGASVDACLFSVSGSLQRGEVECAVYDSLEAAAPSSRFGFRDGELVADLELYERWKHLSGLQRYRWRSGVKHDCSKVMELRRSGPDSYLNGFQEEVQLEPRFLFPMLKSSEVANGAVAEPTRWMLITQSAIGDDTSLIESEAPQTWKYLCAHGDRLDRRGSTIYQNRARFSVFGVGPYTFAPWRVAISGFYKKLDFRTVGSFEGKPIVLDDTCYFLPCGSRAEADCVHDLLRSEPAQELLGAFTFWDSKRPITVGLLSRLDLLAVAREVGADEGALASLGERSRAQDQLEFL
- a CDS encoding restriction endonuclease → MTVDLLCLEAGAFAEAESKHREPSLFGVTDGKAVGTYLEQKFQEDLHHRYVYEAGSSAKGIDFPELGVDLKVTSHKRPQSSCPYESARQKLYGLGYSLLVFVYDKTDDDETRTARLNILHTIYVAAERTADYQTTTGIRQIVENSGNVDDLLGFFSERMLPVEDIVATRLAEEVLANPPGIGYLTISNALQWRLQYSRAITEAGAVDGIVRVR
- a CDS encoding MBL fold metallo-hydrolase, which encodes MSFELDIHAVGQGQSSGDAITLRFGELGTPHQKVVVVDGGYQADGEALVDFIPRVYGTRTIDLMISTHPHSDHVGGLRPLLESLDVRELWMHRPWTRSHSIHTYITDGRVTHRSLTDRLQQSFRQAHELEQLAIEKRVVVREPFAGVMLGNEIIVAGPTEDYYASLMASFDDDQRAASLGETLMRGVRAAVRRLVESWDDEALVEPDEDAVSPVNNSSAILYLNLEELILLTADAGVPALRRALDVLTLAQLSTDFRWFQLPHHGSKRNLGPSILNRLLGRPFGAESNKWGIVSAATDGRPKHPSQRVINAVRRRGAKVQSTSGQNILLQSDDALPRPGYHPLATLEFVSEYED